One segment of Anatilimnocola aggregata DNA contains the following:
- a CDS encoding helix-turn-helix domain-containing protein, whose protein sequence is MNRHLLPPRQQLPEPTKPEPLLIDGLDAGDLLGISIRTINRLVAEGAIPCRRIGRLTRYCPNELRAWIAAGCPRPGQRVTTAQGGAK, encoded by the coding sequence GTGAACCGACACCTGCTTCCACCGCGGCAGCAACTGCCCGAGCCGACGAAGCCAGAGCCATTGTTGATCGACGGCCTGGACGCCGGCGATTTGCTTGGCATCTCGATCCGAACCATCAATCGATTGGTTGCCGAGGGGGCAATCCCGTGCCGGCGCATCGGCCGTTTGACCCGCTACTGCCCGAACGAACTACGCGCTTGGATTGCCGCCGGCTGCCCGCGGCCTGGTCAACGCGTTACGACAGCGCAAGGCGGTGCCAAATGA
- a CDS encoding helix-turn-helix domain-containing protein — protein sequence MSTSQSVPITFNDRLLLDARATARRLSISSRTLWTLTNSGQIPFVRVGRRVLYSPTALQAWIAQREEVAK from the coding sequence ATGTCTACTTCTCAGTCGGTCCCGATCACCTTTAACGACCGGCTCCTACTCGACGCTCGTGCAACTGCCAGACGGCTGAGCATTTCTTCCCGCACACTCTGGACGTTGACCAACTCGGGCCAGATTCCGTTCGTGCGAGTTGGGCGACGGGTACTGTACTCCCCAACGGCACTTCAAGCCTGGATTGCCCAGCGTGAAGAGGTGGCGAAGTGA